In Ureibacillus thermophilus, the genomic stretch GCGGTTTGCATTTTCGTCCACAGATTTGAATTTATCTCGTATTGGGACAGTTGGAAAGTTAAAAAGCCTTAATGCCCTTATCCAGAAGTGGAATAAATCGTTTATGGTTATAAATGCCTTGGGATTCTAAAATGGTTTGCCCAAGTATATCATGGATGGATCTTAGTAATTTTTCTAAAGCATGTTTCGCAAAACCATTCTCAAAGGTTTCCAAGGTGTTAGGCAATTCATCTTCATCCAAAATAAAGTACTTTCCATTGGGAAGGACCAGTACATCAATAATTAAATCTTCAAAGGTCACTATATTGTCTTCAAATTTTGTACTCTTTACAATGTTAAAATACGAAGCCAAGTAATTTCCTTCTTGATCTCTCCAAAAATACAAGTTATAGGGGCGGTCTAACCAATAATAAGCAATAGTATAACTTCCTATTGGAATAGTAATGTTCAAATCGTTCACTGTCATTGTAAAAGGTTCTTCTATTAGATGAAATAAAACGATGCGGCGATTTTGAAAACTCAATAAATGACATTTATGCTCTACTATTTTCGTATCATACTGTATTTTTCTCTCTATAATTTCCTTCATAAACGAATCTTTCCTTTAAAAATAGCAGGTTTGGACTTAAAGAATTGGTCCGTCATTTTTGATCCACCCATGTTTTCCAATTTCCTTCAGAGATTCGCTTTCCTAACCCTTTAAGTTTGGAATTGTACATATAAACATAAGCTTGAATGATTTCGCCAGTTTCCAAAATAACATTTTTGATTTCACGGTTATAAAGGTTTTTGTGTTTTGGAGCATTCTCGTCGTAATCTTCCAGTAAATCCATCGCTTGTTGAGCCTTTTTAAAATGACTTTCTTTAATAGTAATGACTTCCCCGAATACTTTTGAATTTCCTTCAACCATACAAGGATACTCGCCGCAAATATGCGAATATAATTCTACATTCTCAATAGTAGCTTTTTGTATCTTTTCAATGGAATTTGGGGGGATTACATGATGATTGGAGCAACCTGTCATGAGTGTACCATATAC encodes the following:
- a CDS encoding DUF402 domain-containing protein, with product MKEIIERKIQYDTKIVEHKCHLLSFQNRRIVLFHLIEEPFTMTVNDLNITIPIGSYTIAYYWLDRPYNLYFWRDQEGNYLASYFNIVKSTKFEDNIVTFEDLIIDVLVLPNGKYFILDEDELPNTLETFENGFAKHALEKLLRSIHDILGQTILESQGIYNHKRFIPLLDKGIKAF
- a CDS encoding gamma-glutamylcyclotransferase family protein translates to MIRNFFVYGTLMTGCSNHHVIPPNSIEKIQKATIENVELYSHICGEYPCMVEGNSKVFGEVITIKESHFKKAQQAMDLLEDYDENAPKHKNLYNREIKNVILETGEIIQAYVYMYNSKLKGLGKRISEGNWKTWVDQK